The stretch of DNA GCTTTATTGGAGATATTTGTGAAAGAACCTGATATGGAATGGTTAATGATAGACGCAAGTCATAGTAAAGTGCATCCACATGCTTCAGGTGCAAAAGGCGGCAATCAAGATATGAGTCGTACAAAAGGGGGCTCAATACAAAGATTCACCTTGCCGTGGATTCACATGGTATGCCACTCAAAGTTATGGGAGTGTTGCCATAAGATAGATAAGATGCTAAAATGAATATAGCGAGCAACAAAGAAAATAGAAATATGAATACAGAGTGTAAAAAATGCAGTAGCAGTAAATACGTTAAGAATGGTAACATTAGGGGTATGCAAAGGTATAAATGCAAAGAGTGTGGATGTAATTTTACAAGCACTAAATTAAGAGGCTGTTCGCCAGAGATGAAGGCTCTGGCAGTGTTATTGTACAGCATGGGAAAAAGTAGCTTTAGATGGCTAGGGAAATTATTTAAAGTAGCTCATACTAGCGTATATAAGTGGATAATACTGTATGCTAAAAAGATACCAAGACCAACAGTGCCGGAAGAATTGAGAGAAGTTGAAATAGATGAGATGTGGCATTTTGTAGATTCAAAAAAAACAAATTATGGATATGGAAAGCCTATAGTAGGGAGCTCAAGAGAGTTGTTGCCTGGGTGGTTGGTAAGCGTAACGTTACAACCTTTAGAAAATTGTGGAAAATCATAAGTAGAGATAATTGCAGTTATTACACAGACGATTGGTCTGTTTATTCAGAGGTTATACCTCGCCATCAACATGTTGTTGGCAAACAACATACACTCTCAATTGAGTCCAATAACTCAAACACAAGGCACAGAATTGCAAGAATGACCAGAAAAACAAAGGTAGTTTCAAAATCTGAAGAAGTTGTCGATCTTACGATTAAGCTCTGGCTACATTTTGAGGATAACAATAATTTCCTAAGTGAGCAGGGCAATTTTATATCTATCTTTGGCTAACACTCTGAAAGTTATTATCACAAAAGGCTCAGAAGCTGATTGCAAGCAGGCTGTTAATCTTATTGAAGAGATGAAAGCTGAGTACTTACTAGCCGACAGAGGGTACGATGTTAATTACATAATTGACCATGCCCAAGAATTGGGCATGAGAGTTGTTATTCCTCCTAAAAAGAACAGAATCACCCAGAGAAAATACGATAAAGATTTATACAAAATAAGGCATATTGTAGAAAACACCTTTCTTCATCTTAAAAGATGGAGGGGAATTGCAACCAGATATGCTAAAAATTCAGCTTCTTTCCTTGCCGCAATTCAGATTAGATGTTTATCTCTTTGGCTTAAAATCTCATGACGACATTATCTAAGTGAGCAGGGCAATTTTATATCTATCTTTGGCTAACACTCTGAAGAAAATTATACTTCGCTAACTTCAAAAATTTGTGTCGCCATATTTTTGACTTCGCATTTTGTCATGTATTTTGCACGATTATTATTCTTATCGCTAAACTTCTCGCTCTTTTTAAAATTAACTCTAGACTTCGATTTCTATGAGTAGATTGCCACTCATCACTGTTTCCCCTTCTTTTATATTGATGCTTTTTACAACACCCTCTACTGGGCTTATTAAAATGTTTTCCATTTTCATAGCTTCCAACACCACTAGCGATTGAGATTTGGTAACTTTTTCTCCAATAGACACTTTGATCTCTTTTATCAACCCAGTGATACTGGCTACCAAGTTGTTTTGTTGAACGTTCACCTTTGTTTTTTTCATGAACTTATATAATTCAGCGATTCTTGGCGAAAGCAACCTAGTTGTTATCGTGGAGCCCATGAACTGGATGTCGTAAGCATCTCTTACCCTTTCAACCTGCAAGCTATACTGTTTTTCGTTGATTGCGCATTGGAAAAGCCTCCTTCCAGCCTCCCAGTTGCTGCTGATATAAAACTTCCTATTCTCAAATGTGATTTTATAGCCATTGTCGAGAGTTCTAACAGTAACTGGGTAACTAACTTCATCCAATTTTGCTACCCATCTTGTTCCAATAGCTCTTGACATTCCTCTGTGTTGGCCAGTAACATTCGCCATTCTCTTTATATTCTTTAAAAAAATGAATATTGTGGCACATAAAATTACAGAACTTTTCTCGTTGTTTAACTCAGCCCCAGAAAATCCTTCTTTATACTCTTCTTCAATAAAGTTGGTTGAAATATTACCTTCGGCAAATTTATCGTTACTTAGGATGGCTTGCAAAAAGCTTATGTTATGCGATACCCCACGTATTATATATTCTCCTAAAGCATTCTTCATCAACTCAATAGTCTTCCCTCTGCTTTGTGAATGAGTGCATAATTTTGCTATCATCGCATCGTAAAACATGCTGACTTCACCTCCTTCGTATATACCGGAGTCCAACCGTATATCTGCCCCACTTTTTGGCTCTTTGTAGCCGATAATCCTTCCAGTAGACGGCAGGAATCCACAAGTTGCGTCTTCTGCATAAATGCGCGACTCCATAGCCCAACCGTTTAGTACTATGTCTTTTTGTTTGAAGGGCAATTTACCACCCTCTGCTATACGAATCATCTGCTCAACTATATCAATCCCAGTAATTAGCTCAGTTACAGCATGTTCAACTTGCAACCTTGTGTTCATTTCCAGAAAATAAAACTTACCGTCTTGATCCACTATGTATTCCATTGTTCCCGCAGAAAAATACTTTACCTTTTTAGCAAGCGCAATAGACTGTGCATACATTTTTTTTCTGATGCTTGGCGTTATGAAAGGACTTGGTGCTTCTTCAATCACCTTTTGGTTATGCCTTTGTATGGAACATTCTCTTTCTCCTAAACATACGTAATTACCATGTTTATCGGCGATAACTTGTATTTCAATATGTCTTGGTTTGATAATTAATTTTTCGATAAAAGTCCTGGGGTCGGAAAAATTATTTTGTGCTTCGTTTTTGGTTGAGCGATACGCTTGCTGCATTTCTTCATCACCTCGCACAACTCTCATCCCCTTTCCTCCGCCACCTGCAGCGGCCTTCAGCATTATTGGATAGCCTATACTTTTTGCAATTTTGATGGCATGTTTTTCTGCTGTTATCGCTCCTATATAACCAGGTATAACATTTACTCCGGCAGATTGAGCAATTTTTTTCGCCTCTATTTTATCCCCCATTTTTTTTATCGCACTTGCGGATGGACCAATAAAATTTATCCCAGATTTATCCATGAGCTGTGCGAATTCATAGTTCTCAGATAAAAACCCATACCCTGGGTGAACTGCGTCAGCTCCTGATATTTTAATTGCGTTTAAAATGGCATTAACGTTTAAGTAACTTTGAGTAGCAGGTGATGAGCCAATATAAACAGCTTCATCCGCATGTTTTATGTGAAGAGAGTTATTGTCAGCATCTGAGTATACTGCAACTGTTTTGATCCCCATTTTCTTCGCAGTTTTGATAATTCTGCAAGCTATTTCACTACGGTTGGCAATGAGGATCTTTCTTATTTTATTCACTAGATAATCTATATAGGTTTCAAGTTCACTGGCGAGAAAATATCATAATTGAAATGAAAAATCAATTTTATGCATCAATATTTCAAAACTATTAGATAAATAATAGTACTTCACTAACTTTAAGAATTGGCATTGTCATATTTCTGGTTTCGCATTTTGCAACGTACTTCTTTTTACGCTTCTGATCTTAATTTGACTTAAGGTACAAAACGGCGTAGCACACCTTTTTACATATCTTCATAAAGGATATGATTGCTAAGGACGTCGTTAACCTTGCTGCCAACTCCATTTTCATTAAGTTCATTAGATAATGTCGTCATGAGATTTTAAGCCAAAGAGATAAACATCTAATCTGAATTGCGGCAAGGAAAGAAGCTGAATTTTTAGCATATCTGGTTGCAATTCCCCTCCATCTTTTAAGATGAAGAAAGGTGTTTTCTACAATATGCCTTATTTTATATAAATCTTTATTGTATTTTCTCTGGGTGATTCTGTTCTTTTTAGGAGGAATAACAACTCTCATGCCCAATTCTTGGGCATGGTCAATTATGTAATTAACATCGTACCCTCTGTCGGCTAGTAAGTACTCAGCTTTCATCTCTTCAATAAGATTAACAGCCTGCTTGCAATCAGCTTCTGAGCCTTTTGTGATAATAACTTTGAGTGGCATACCATGTGAATCCAAGGCAAGGTGAATCTTTGTATTGAGCCCCCTTTTGTACGACTCATATCTTGATTGCCGCCTTTTGCACCTGAAGCATGTGGATGCACTTTACTATGACTTGCGTCTATCATTAACCATTCCATATCAGGTTCTTTCACAAATATCTCCAATAAAGCCTCCCATATCCTTTTGTCTCTCCATCTGCAAAATCTTTTATGTGTATTTTTCCATCCTCCATATTCTGAAGGCAAATCTCTCCAGGGAGAACCTGTTCTTAATATCCAAAATACTGCGTTAATGAATCTTCTGTTATTATGTGCCAAACCTCCCCACGTACCCTCCCTTCCTGGCAAATGATCCTTTATCAAATCCCACATATTATCTGTTATATCATGCCTATGTAGCCCTAAATCCATTTTTACTCCTGATTTATCTTTTCTTTCATATTATACCACAAATCTCATGACGACATTATCTAACGAATTTTGAAAAAATATCTGCAATTTGTTCATTGCCAACATTAAGATCAAGCTTATGAAAGATGTATTCGGCATGAAAGACACCGTAGAACTTCTCTAAAGCACCTTTAATGATTTTTATGTTATCAGCTTGTCCAGATGTGTCGTTCTCATGAGAAAGCCCAGTGACATTATCAATTCCAGTATATCCATTGTAAAGATCAACAAGGGCTGGAACATACTTGTTTATGTGCGCCGGGCATGAGGTAAGAGCAAAGGGTTCAAGTCCCTTATGGGCTGAGATAGAGCGGTCCATTAGCTGAGGCAAGGTTAACTTCGTGAGGAGTTGGCTGAAGGAAGCTGACGGCAAAGTAAGGCTGAAACGAACAGAAACTTGGTAGTAGGCCGTTATAACTGGGCAACCTAGCATTAACTGGAATAGCCCGCCTCTATGCGGAAGTGTATAGCGGTAAACCAAGTTCAGCCTTATGGAGGTCTTGCATCTTACCCCGGGAGGCCTTTTATCTAGCTTGAGTATAAGCTACTTTGCTAGCAATAGTAGAGGACAGGATAAAAGGAGTCAGCAGAAGGCATAGTACTTAAGAGAATCGGTACCTCTCTTGAGGAAGGCCTGAATTAGATTTGTTAGGTACTGGAATTTTAATTTTGGAGTTATATGGTAGCAAAAGATAGCAATACCATCCACGGATCAAATAGTGAAGGCAGTACTGGAGCTGTTGATCATGAGGCGCATAGAGTAACTTCAGCAATTAGAATACCCCAGGACCTTGCAAAAGATGTAATTGGGGATGTAGTTAAAACTGCAAATCTCAAAAGTGCCTTTAAAGCAGTAAAACGCAATAAAGGTGCACCTGGTATCGATAAAAGAACTATCAATGAAGTACAAGAGTCCTTAGATGAGATTATCCAAGAGCTCCAATCTTCAGTTATCAACGGTAAATATACTCCTTCCTGTGTTAGAGGAGTACAAATACCCAAGCCTAATGGTAAAACCCGTTTGCTTGGCATACCTACAGTAATTGATAGAATGGTGCAGCAAGCTATAGTTCAAGTTTTATCACCTTTGTTTGATCCACACTTTTCGGACAATAGCTATGGATTTAGACCTAAGCGTTCTGCGCAAGGCGCTATGTCCAAAGCTAAAGAATTTGTAAAGTCTGGTAAATCATGGGTGGTGGATATGGACATAGAAGCTTTCTTTGATAACGTCAATCATGACATTTTAATGTCTCTAATTGCACGCTCTATCTCTGATAAGAAGCTCTTAAAGCTGATTAGATCGTTCTTAAACGCAGGCATGATGCAAAATGGCTTAATGAGCAAGAGAGACCTAGGGACCCCACAGGGTGGACCGCTCTCCCCTCTTCTAAGCAATATCTTGCTTCATGAACTTGATAGAGAGCTTCATTTACGTAAGCACTCTTTCGTCAGATACGCTGATGATTGTAACATTTATGTTACTTCTAAGAATGCTGCACAGAGAGTACTTACATCTATAACGAAGTTTCTTAACAGTAAGCTCAAACTTAAAGTTAATCTTACTAAAAGTGCTACTAGCTCTGTTCAAGACCGTAAATTCCTTGGATTTACATTGTTAACAGATGGCTCTGCTATTATTGCTAGAGAATCTATATCTCTCTTCAAAGATAAGGTTCGCCTTATCACCAAAAGAAGTAGAGGTGTTAAATTTGATACAATAATCAGAGAGTTAAATCAAGCTACGAGAGGCTGGTTTCACTATTTTAAGTGTTCCGACTTTCCAAAGCCTCTGTGGCATCTGGACGGTTGGATTAGAAGGCGTCTTCGTTCTTACAGGATAAAACAGCGTAAAAGAAAATTCTCGATCAAAACTTTTCTAACTGCTCATGGTGTATCTCAGCGATCTAGCTGGTCACTTGCTTGCTCTAGAAAAGGTTGGTGGAGAAAATCTCTATCTCATGCTGCTCACCAGGCTCTCAATTTAAAGTATTTTGAGAGGAACAACCTATTTTCCATGTATACATCTTTTGTTAAACACAAATCTGAAACCGCCGTATGCGACATCGCTTGTACGGTGGTGTGAGAGGGAGATTCAGCAATGGATCTCTCTACTCGATTTCAAAATCTGAAGAAGTTGTCGATCTTACGATTAAGCTCTGGCTACATTTTGAGGATAACAATAATTTCCTAAGTGAGCAGGGCAATTTTATATCTATCTTTGGCTAACACTCTGCACTCTGAAAGAGATTTGGTTTTTTGACTACATCCAGACAATAAAAACATAAAGAACACAAGGACAAATGTCAGAACTTTTTTTTGCATATTTTTTTTAAAAAACATTTTTCTGGATTATATAAAACATAAAGAAAAAATAAAAGCACTTTATTATAGTGAAGTATGTTTTTAATTGGATATTGTTATTCTGTACGCTCCTTTATTCTCATCTCATTGCTTGGGACTGCAGTCCTTGGTTGAGGTTTGCTTTTTAAGTATAGTGTGTCCCTTTTATCTATTTTAATCGGCTAAATTCAGAGTTCTTTTCAATAATATTTGCGAATCTAAACATGTTGGCTTCATCATAATGTTTATTGATCAACTGTAGTCCAAGCGGTAGTTGATTTTTTGAAGAGCCAACGGGAATGGATATGCATGGCAGGCCAGCTAAACTTGCTGGTATTGTAAACAGATCATTATAGTACATATCAATCGGGTTAGATTTTTCATGGATACCAAAAGCCGGGTTGGCAGAGATTGGGGTCAATATCGCATCAACTTTGGAAAAAGCTTGGAGGAAATCATTTGCTATCAATCTTCGTACTTTTTGTGCCTTTTGATAATACGCAGCAAAATTATCCGAAGACAGAACGTAGGTACCAGAAATAATCCTTCTTTTCACCTCTTTGCCAAAGTATTGACTCCGCGTTCTTTCTATCATTTCTTGGAAATTATCACCACCTTCTTCAGCTCTCAACCCATACCTCACACCATCGTAACGGGCTAAATTTGAAGAGGCTTCAGCAGGGTTTATTATATAATATGTTGGAAGAGCGTAATCTGTATGTGGTAAAGATATGCTTATCACATAAGCCCCAGCTTCTAAAAACCATTCTTTAGCCTTTTCCCAATATTTTGTTATACAAGGATTAATCCCATCTTTCTCATATTCCTTAGGGATTCCAATCTTCATACCTTTCACATCCTTTCCTATATGACTTAGGATGTCTGGGGAGGGTAAATTTTTTGAAGTTGAGTCTTTTGCATCAAAGCCACAAATAGCTTCAAGCAATAAGGCAGCATCAGATATATCATTGGCAAAGACTCCAGCTTGGTCCAAAGAACTTGCTAACGCTATAATACCATATCTTGAACATCTACCATATGTTGGCTTAACACCGACTGTCCCCGTAAAAGCTGCTGGCAATCTGACTGATCCTCCTGTGTCACTTCCTATGGCACCCAAACACATTTTTGCTGCGACTGCCGCAGCCGAGCCTCCGGAAGAACCACCTGCAACAAAATCCTCTTCTGAATCTAGTGCTTTATAGGGATTGATTACGCTGCCAAAATAACTATTTGTATTAGAAGAGCCCATGGCGAATTCGTCCATATTTGTCTTCCCTATCATGACCCCACCTTCTTTGAATAATCTGTCGGTAACGGTTGATTCATAAGTTGGTATAAAGTTCTCAAGCATTTTGGAGCAAGCTGTAGTTAGAACACCTTTTGTACAATAGTTATCCTTAACACCTATAGGCATGCACTCAATTTTCCCCATTAAACCAGCATTGATTCTTTCTTGAGATGCAGCGGCTTGTTTCTTGGCATACTCCTCAGTAATTTCACGGTATGCATTGTATTTACTATTGCACCGGTTAGCAGATTCCAAAAAAACATTTGTCAATTCAATTGTAGATAATTTTTTGTTAGCTAATAATTCTTTTAATTTGCGGTATGACAAACCCAAAAGCTCATGCATTTTGCGTACAGATAAATTTTTTCTTATTATATATGTGGCGAAAGTTTATCGATTTGTCGAGTTTTTTCTTCTAATTTTGTCGAAAAATAGTAATTAAAGAGGAATACTCATGCATAATAGAAAGAAAAAGTGGAAAAGAAGAAGAGAGCATGCTAGTAAAGACTTCCGTTTGGCATGTCATATGATAATAAGCCTGAGTTATTACCACCACTATACTCCAAACATAATACCTCTCGCACTTCCGAAGTATTTTGAGGCCAATTTTCCAAGTTATCGGAGTATACCTCTAGTAAATCAAGGGTTGGCGAATTTATAGACGACAGAGAACTTGGAAAAGAGCGAGGAATACGAGTGATGAGCATGAGGAGCGTACAAAAGTACGTGACGAAATACGAAGTCCGAAGCATGACGACGCCAATTTTTCAAGTTATCGGAGTACACTACATGATATCTAAAATAAACCTGGCTTCTTCACTCATCATGGATTTATCCCAATGTGGCTCCCACACCATATGAACATCAATCGATTTGAGTCCAATGATTACTTGCCTTATTTTTTGCTCGACTTCTTTGGGTAATATGCCAGCAACTGGGCAAGTTGGTGAGGTTAAAGTCATCTCTATGATAACTTTTTCATCCTTGACGTCCACAGAATAAATCAACCCTAAATCCCAAATATTAACTGGAATTTCTGGATCATATATTAATTTTAACACAGCAATTATTTGATCTTTTGTGCTTTTTATCTCTCTTATTATGTTGACTTGTTCTGCAGTGAGTTTTTTAAAGGGAGAGTTATCTGCGCTTACTTGTTGTATAAAATCTTTTAATTCCATCGCTTTTATTTATGTAAACATCTTATCAACTGTTTTTAATCCCATAATCAGCCTATCGGCATCATCCATATTGTTATATATACCTAATGAAATTCTTGCAGTTCCAGACACACCTAAAAAAGTCATCAATGGCTCTGCACAGTGATGCCCAGTCCTAATTGCAACCCCGCATTGGTCTAATACATCACCTATATCTGAATGGTGTGCACTTAGATGAACAACTGATATTATAGTGCTTTGGTCGCAATTACCTAATATTTTATAGTTTCCAAGTTCTGCAATTTTTGTTCTGATGTATTGAGCAAGCGTTACTTCTTCGTTCCAAAGGGCGGTTAAATCTATTGACTCTAAGTAGTCCAACACTGCTTTAAATGCGATTACCTCAGCGATTGCTGGGGTGCCTGCCTCGAATTTATTTGGGGGTTCTAAAAAAGTGCTCCGCTCAAATGCTACATGTTTGATCATGGAG from Candidatus Bandiella woodruffii encodes:
- the ltrA gene encoding group II intron reverse transcriptase/maturase; translated protein: MVAKDSNTIHGSNSEGSTGAVDHEAHRVTSAIRIPQDLAKDVIGDVVKTANLKSAFKAVKRNKGAPGIDKRTINEVQESLDEIIQELQSSVINGKYTPSCVRGVQIPKPNGKTRLLGIPTVIDRMVQQAIVQVLSPLFDPHFSDNSYGFRPKRSAQGAMSKAKEFVKSGKSWVVDMDIEAFFDNVNHDILMSLIARSISDKKLLKLIRSFLNAGMMQNGLMSKRDLGTPQGGPLSPLLSNILLHELDRELHLRKHSFVRYADDCNIYVTSKNAAQRVLTSITKFLNSKLKLKVNLTKSATSSVQDRKFLGFTLLTDGSAIIARESISLFKDKVRLITKRSRGVKFDTIIRELNQATRGWFHYFKCSDFPKPLWHLDGWIRRRLRSYRIKQRKRKFSIKTFLTAHGVSQRSSWSLACSRKGWWRKSLSHAAHQALNLKYFERNNLFSMYTSFVKHKSETAVCDIACTVV
- a CDS encoding iron-sulfur cluster assembly protein, whose amino-acid sequence is MELKDFIQQVSADNSPFKKLTAEQVNIIREIKSTKDQIIAVLKLIYDPEIPVNIWDLGLIYSVDVKDEKVIIEMTLTSPTCPVAGILPKEVEQKIRQVIIGLKSIDVHMVWEPHWDKSMMSEEARFILDIM
- the gatA gene encoding Asp-tRNA(Asn)/Glu-tRNA(Gln) amidotransferase subunit GatA — protein: MHELLGLSYRKLKELLANKKLSTIELTNVFLESANRCNSKYNAYREITEEYAKKQAAASQERINAGLMGKIECMPIGVKDNYCTKGVLTTACSKMLENFIPTYESTVTDRLFKEGGVMIGKTNMDEFAMGSSNTNSYFGSVINPYKALDSEEDFVAGGSSGGSAAAVAAKMCLGAIGSDTGGSVRLPAAFTGTVGVKPTYGRCSRYGIIALASSLDQAGVFANDISDAALLLEAICGFDAKDSTSKNLPSPDILSHIGKDVKGMKIGIPKEYEKDGINPCITKYWEKAKEWFLEAGAYVISISLPHTDYALPTYYIINPAEASSNLARYDGVRYGLRAEEGGDNFQEMIERTRSQYFGKEVKRRIISGTYVLSSDNFAAYYQKAQKVRRLIANDFLQAFSKVDAILTPISANPAFGIHEKSNPIDMYYNDLFTIPASLAGLPCISIPVGSSKNQLPLGLQLINKHYDEANMFRFANIIEKNSEFSRLK
- a CDS encoding acetyl/propionyl/methylcrotonyl-CoA carboxylase subunit alpha, encoding MNKIRKILIANRSEIACRIIKTAKKMGIKTVAVYSDADNNSLHIKHADEAVYIGSSPATQSYLNVNAILNAIKISGADAVHPGYGFLSENYEFAQLMDKSGINFIGPSASAIKKMGDKIEAKKIAQSAGVNVIPGYIGAITAEKHAIKIAKSIGYPIMLKAAAGGGGKGMRVVRGDEEMQQAYRSTKNEAQNNFSDPRTFIEKLIIKPRHIEIQVIADKHGNYVCLGERECSIQRHNQKVIEEAPSPFITPSIRKKMYAQSIALAKKVKYFSAGTMEYIVDQDGKFYFLEMNTRLQVEHAVTELITGIDIVEQMIRIAEGGKLPFKQKDIVLNGWAMESRIYAEDATCGFLPSTGRIIGYKEPKSGADIRLDSGIYEGGEVSMFYDAMIAKLCTHSQSRGKTIELMKNALGEYIIRGVSHNISFLQAILSNDKFAEGNISTNFIEEEYKEGFSGAELNNEKSSVILCATIFIFLKNIKRMANVTGQHRGMSRAIGTRWVAKLDEVSYPVTVRTLDNGYKITFENRKFYISSNWEAGRRLFQCAINEKQYSLQVERVRDAYDIQFMGSTITTRLLSPRIAELYKFMKKTKVNVQQNNLVASITGLIKEIKVSIGEKVTKSQSLVVLEAMKMENILISPVEGVVKSINIKEGETVMSGNLLIEIEV
- a CDS encoding IS5 family transposase (programmed frameshift); this translates as MDLGLHRHDITDNMWDLIKDHLPGREGTWGGLAHNNRRFINAVFWILRTGSPWRDLPSEYGGWKNTHKRFCRWRDKRIWEALLEIFVKEPDMEWLMIDASHSKVHPHASGAKGGNQDMSRTKGGFNTKIHLALDSHGMPLKVIITKGSEADCKQAVNLIEEMKAEYLLADRGYDVNYIIDHAQELGMRVVIPPKKNRITQRKYNKDLYKIRHIVENTFLHLKRWRGIATRYAKNSASFLAAIQIRCLSLWLKIS
- a CDS encoding IS1 family transposase yields the protein MWKAYSRELKRVVAWVVGKRNVTTFRKLWKIISRDNCSYYTDDWSVYSEVIPRHQHVVGKQHTLSIESNNSNTRHRIARMTRKTKVVSKSEEVVDLTIKLWLHFEDNNNFLSEQGNFISIFG